A region of Streptomyces paludis DNA encodes the following proteins:
- a CDS encoding fumarylacetoacetate hydrolase family protein produces the protein MKLLRVGTAGAERPALLDPDGATLRDLSGLVTDIDGALLADDAALDRIRAAVASGELPVLDSDSSNDGGVRVGAPLGRIGKIVCIGLNYHDHAAETGSAIPAEPIIFFKAPDTVIGPEDTVLVPRGSLKTDWEVELAVVIGRTARYLDSAEEGLAHVGGYAVAHDVSERAFQIERGGTWDKGKNCETFNPLGPWLVTADEVPDPQTLGLRLWVNGDPKQDGTTADQIFGVGEVVRYVSQFMTLYPGDVINTGTPAGVAMGRPDPKPYLRAGDVVELEIDGLGRQRQVFKDA, from the coding sequence ATGAAGCTGTTGCGTGTCGGTACGGCCGGAGCGGAGCGCCCGGCACTGCTCGACCCGGACGGGGCGACCCTCAGGGACCTCTCCGGGCTCGTCACCGACATCGACGGGGCGCTGCTCGCGGACGATGCGGCGCTCGACCGGATCCGGGCCGCCGTGGCCTCCGGCGAGCTGCCTGTGCTCGATAGCGACTCCAGCAACGATGGCGGGGTACGGGTCGGGGCGCCCCTCGGTCGTATTGGGAAGATCGTCTGCATCGGGCTGAACTACCACGATCACGCCGCCGAGACTGGTTCGGCGATCCCCGCCGAGCCGATCATCTTCTTCAAGGCGCCGGACACGGTGATCGGTCCTGAGGACACCGTTCTCGTTCCCCGAGGCAGCCTCAAGACCGACTGGGAAGTCGAACTCGCGGTGGTCATCGGACGTACGGCCCGCTATCTGGACTCGGCGGAGGAGGGCCTCGCCCATGTCGGCGGCTACGCCGTCGCGCACGACGTCTCCGAGCGCGCGTTCCAGATCGAGCGCGGCGGCACCTGGGACAAGGGCAAGAACTGCGAGACGTTCAACCCGCTCGGCCCCTGGCTGGTCACCGCCGACGAGGTGCCCGACCCACAGACCCTCGGCCTGCGGCTGTGGGTGAACGGAGACCCCAAGCAGGACGGGACCACCGCCGACCAGATCTTCGGGGTGGGCGAGGTCGTCCGCTACGTCAGCCAGTTCATGACGCTCTACCCGGGCGATGTGATCAACACGGGGACGCCGGCGGGCGTGGCGATGGGGCGGCCGGACCCCAAGCCGTATCTGCGGGCCGGGGACGTGGTGGAGCTGGAGATCGACGGGCTGGGGCGGCAGCGGCAGGTGTTCAAGGACGCTTAG